The nucleotide sequence TACTCATATTCATTCCTCACTAATCTATTAAAATTAAAGATTTTTCGTAGAGAATCGGAGAAAAATCTTCCTCAATTACTCATTACTCACTGCTCATTACTCATTTAGAAAATTGTACACTAATTATACTATTCACATTAACACATTTTTACACAATGTATCAAGGGTCCATTGAAATATGCAGATTTAAAGTATAATCACAAAATCAAAAAACCCTATAAGATTTCTCTTATAGGGTGTGTTGTCGGATTGAATTATCTTCTGAATCCTCTGTTGTTCTGTTGCTTTCTTGCTTTTCTGCACTCAGGACATCTTACTGGATCATTTTCGAATCCTTTTTCCTTGTAGAAAGCCTGCTCGCCTTCAGTGAAAACGAATTCTTTTCCACAATCTTTGCATACTAAATTTTT is from Clostridium thermarum and encodes:
- a CDS encoding zinc-ribbon domain-containing protein, whose protein sequence is MADKNLVCKDCGKEFVFTEGEQAFYKEKGFENDPVRCPECRKARKQQNNRGFRR